From the Synechococcus sp. KORDI-49 genome, the window GCAGCGGATCGCCATGTTCTGCACCGGTGGCATCCGCTGCGAGAAGGCGAGCAGCTACCTGCAGCAGAGCGGCTTCGGCCCGGTGCACCATCTGCGGGGCGGCATCCTCAAGTACCTGGAACAGGTGCCGGAAGAGGACAGCCGTTGGCAGGGTGAATGCTTCGTGTTCGATCAGCGGGTGGCGCTCAACCATCAGCTGGAACCTGGAGTCCACAGCCTCTGCCACGCCTGCGGGCTGCCCCTGTCACCGGAGCAACGGGATCTGCCCAGTTATGTGAAGGGAGTGCAGTGCCTGCATTGCATCGATCGCTTCAGCGACAGCGACCGGGAACGGTTCACGATGCGCCAGAAACAGATCGATCAGCTGTCGTCCTCATCGAGGGCATCCTCCGCCTTCTGCTCGTAGATCGAGGTCCACTCCGCGTTGCTCTTGCAGTATTTGGCATGCTGCACCAGGTGGAAGGTCTGCACGGAACAGGCAAGCACCACGATCACCATCGGGATCAGCCAGACCGGATCTCGGAATGAGATGCGTTTGCGGGCCATCACTCCACCTCCAGTTCGCGGTCGTAGACCTCATCGTTCTGCGACGCCCATCGGGCTTCCGTCATGCAGCCACCGGCATGGATCGCATGATGCGCAACAAACAGCCCTGCCATCCAGGCGAGGATTCCGATCGGGACAAGCCATCGCATGGGCGTGGAGCACACTCCAGGGGCAGCATTGCGCATCTGCCCGAAAGACGCACGACCATGACCGCGATCCTCTACAGCTTCCGGCGCTGCCCGTTCGCCATGCGGGCGCGCTGGGCCCTGCTGCAGGCTGGGCTTCTGGTGCGTTGGCGCGAGATCGAACTCAAGGCCAAGCCCAGGGAAATGCTGACGGTGTCACCCAAAGGGACCGTTCCGGTACTGGTGCTCGAGGGCGGGCAGGTGATCGATGAGAGCCTGCAGGTGATGCGCTGGGCGCTTGAGCAGGCGGATCCGCGCGATCTGCTGCAGAGGGGCGAAGGCAGCGCGGATCTGATCCGTGAGAACGATGGCCCGTTCAAGCACCACCTGGATCGTTTCAAGTACACCGACCGCTATCCAGGAGAGCGGCGCGAGCACCACCGCCATGCGGGGATCTCCATCCTGAAGCGCTGGAGTGAACGGATTGCGGCGCGGGGCTGGCTGAGCGGACCCTGCATGGGCGTCACCGACGGCGCCCTTTGGCCCTTTGTTCGCCAATGGCGAATCGCCGATCCGAAGGACTTCGACGCGGATGCCGAGCTGGCCCCTCTGCGCATCTGGCTTCGGAGCTTTCTCGAGGATCCGATGTTCGAGCGCCTGATGCAGCGGGCTGATCCCTGGAGTCCCGGGGGGCTTCAACCGCTGTTCCCTGCCGATGCTGTGCCGGTCCCGAGAGATCAACCCCTGTTCCATCTGGCCCTCGCCGAAGACTGGCGGATGGCCAGGGCAGAGGGTTCCTACCGGATCTCCACCAGAGGCATGCGCCTTGACGAAGTGGGATTCATTCACTGCTCGTGGGAACAGCAGGTGAAGGCGACCTTTGATCGCTTCTACGCCGATGCAGAAAACGTGCTGCTGCTGCGCATCGACCCTGCCCAGCTGACCGCCCCACTGCGGGCTGACGCGGTTCCGACCGGGGAGCTTTTCCCACACCTCTACGGAGCACTTTCCCTGGACGCTGTGATCTCAGCGGATCGCTACGACCAAGAAGCAGCATGAGACCAGCAAGTGGCACTGTGACAGTCCAGGGGTTGCACAACGGCGCAGGGGCTCTATGACGGGTTGGTCGATGGCATCTGATGCATCCCCAGACGCAGACCTCCCAGCAGACGGCGCTGCTTTGGACCGGCAGGGAACTGAAGAGACTGCTGGAGCACTGCTCCTTACGACGATGGGCGTCGACCTCGGCCCTGATGGAGGCCCATGACATCCGGATGTGCCGACGTTCCTCAACTCGCTGACCTGGAATCGGACGCCAGCGACCGAGGACTGCTGCTGCGCATCAGGCTGAATCGGCCGCTCGGGCTTTGGGCCCTGAGGCTCGTGGTGGCATCACGCCAATCGGATGGTCCGCCACGACTGCTCGGGGAACTGAAAGGCTGGGCCTACCCCGCCATCAGCGGATTGCAACTCGACACAATGCGGGTGCTGCCCTCAGCTCCGAGCGGAGTCGGAGACCTGATCTGGGCCGCAACCATGGCCTGGGCTCTGGAGAGCACCCCCTGCCGCCGGGCCAGGCTTCTGGCCATTCGTGACGACGACCGCCAGCACAGACGACTGGTGCGTTACTTCCGGCAGCGCGGTTTCACACCGGTACGGGAGGTGGCAGCAGCGCCGGTGGATCTCCCTCTGCGTCTGGTGTGGGGCGGTGCCGGAGTTCTGATGTGTGCGGACTGCTGCTCGGTTCTGACCCTGAGCGAGCAGCGCTGGCGTCAGTCCGCCGCGTGATAGCTGCTCCGCACCAGAGGACCGCTGCTGACCTTGTCAAACCCCAGCTCCCGGGCGACCTCCCCCAGCTCCGCGAATTCCTCGGGCGTCCAGTAGCGGGCCACTGGGATATGGGCCAAGGAGGGTCTCAGGTACTGACCCAATGTGAGGCGCTGACAGTCGACACGACGCAGATCCTGCATCGCACGGATCACCTCATCCCGGGTCTCGCCGAGTCCGAGCATCAGCCCAGACTTGCTGGGAATCCGCGGCGCAAGCGTCCTGGCCGTCTCCAACAGTCCAAGCGAACGGCGATACGTGGCTCCGCGCCGCACCTCACCCTGCAGACGCTCAACCGTCTCCAGATTGTGGTTGAAGCACACCGGTTCGGCGGCCAGCACCGTGGCAAGCCGCCCTCGCTGCGCCGCCAGGGCCTGCTCCTGATCCGTGACACCCCCCCAGAAATCCGGGGTGAGCACCTCAATGGCCACAAGCGGATTGCGCTGCCGGATCGCGGCCATCGTGGACGTGAACAACCCGGCGCCATGGTCGTCGAGGTCATCGCGGGCCACGGCGGTGAGCACGACGTAACGCAACCCCATCGCCTCCACGGCCTCGGCCACTCGCACGGCCTCGCCGGCATCGACCGGCATCGGCGCCTGCCCCTTCTCGACCTGACAGAAGGCACAGCTGCGGGTGCAAATCGATCCCCCCAGAAGAAAAGTGGCCGTGCCGGATGCGTAGCACTCGCCGCGGTTGGGACAGCGCCCCTCCTCGCAGATCGTGTGCAACCTGTTCTGCTTCACCAGGCCTTGAACCCGCTCCAGGTCAGAAGCATTCCCGATCGGGCGGCGAAGCCATTCGGGAAGCCTTTCGGCAGGGGGAATGGCGCTGTACTTGCTCATGCAGTGAGCTGACCAGCCCTGATTCTGACCGTGTCGGCAGCGGATGGTGGGAGCCGGTGGCCAGGAGGGTGAACCCACCCGGAGCGATGCCACCGGCGAGTTCAATGTCGCCCTGATTTCAGGGAAGTGTGATTTCCGCTACAAAACTCATTGCTGTTGCCGCGTCAGGACACCAGTCGCCGCCGGATTCCTTCCACCGCGCACGAGGTGCGGTTGCGGGTGTTCATCTTGTGGATCACGGATTGAACGTAGTCCCGGGCGGTGGTCTCAGCGATATGAAGCTCCCGCCCGATCTCTCGGTTCGAACATCCCTCGCAGAGCAGCTGGAGTACAGCGCTTTCTCGAGAGGTCAGCGTCGTCGTCGTCACGGTTCAGTGGTGTGATTGGGAGGGTTCTCACCCTTGGCTCCACTGTCCTCATGGCATTCAGCGCGGACTTGAGGGGCCGGAAAGGATTCCCTGAGAGCT encodes:
- the lipA gene encoding lipoyl synthase, which codes for MSKYSAIPPAERLPEWLRRPIGNASDLERVQGLVKQNRLHTICEEGRCPNRGECYASGTATFLLGGSICTRSCAFCQVEKGQAPMPVDAGEAVRVAEAVEAMGLRYVVLTAVARDDLDDHGAGLFTSTMAAIRQRNPLVAIEVLTPDFWGGVTDQEQALAAQRGRLATVLAAEPVCFNHNLETVERLQGEVRRGATYRRSLGLLETARTLAPRIPSKSGLMLGLGETRDEVIRAMQDLRRVDCQRLTLGQYLRPSLAHIPVARYWTPEEFAELGEVARELGFDKVSSGPLVRSSYHAAD
- a CDS encoding DUF952 domain-containing protein; translation: MTAILYSFRRCPFAMRARWALLQAGLLVRWREIELKAKPREMLTVSPKGTVPVLVLEGGQVIDESLQVMRWALEQADPRDLLQRGEGSADLIRENDGPFKHHLDRFKYTDRYPGERREHHRHAGISILKRWSERIAARGWLSGPCMGVTDGALWPFVRQWRIADPKDFDADAELAPLRIWLRSFLEDPMFERLMQRADPWSPGGLQPLFPADAVPVPRDQPLFHLALAEDWRMARAEGSYRISTRGMRLDEVGFIHCSWEQQVKATFDRFYADAENVLLLRIDPAQLTAPLRADAVPTGELFPHLYGALSLDAVISADRYDQEAA
- a CDS encoding response regulator transcription factor yields the protein MTTTTLTSRESAVLQLLCEGCSNREIGRELHIAETTARDYVQSVIHKMNTRNRTSCAVEGIRRRLVS